In Candidatus Bathyarchaeota archaeon, one genomic interval encodes:
- a CDS encoding CoB--CoM heterodisulfide reductase iron-sulfur subunit B family protein — protein MTSYALFLGCTIPARQPNYELSARKTLTKLGIELVDLANMTCCAPPPVQSIDFETSLAIAAYNICLAEEADLNLLTLCSGCFESLAMTNAMLKADEELKAKINKILSQAGKEFQGSKEVKHFLQVLIDDVGLERLKQSVSKPLSSLKVAAFYGCHALRPSELLKLDDPERPRILENLIETLGAESVEYRNKLKCCGGLLRGSSDELALELAREKLANTSKADADCIATLCPFCFVALDIGQIQVRAKFNENYDIPVLHYSELLALALGIDPKELALQTHKIKIDRVLNKIFLQQS, from the coding sequence ATGACAAGCTACGCTCTATTCTTAGGCTGCACTATACCTGCTCGTCAGCCAAACTATGAACTATCAGCAAGAAAGACTCTAACAAAACTTGGAATCGAACTTGTCGACTTAGCCAACATGACATGCTGCGCCCCTCCACCAGTGCAGTCTATAGATTTTGAAACAAGCCTAGCCATAGCCGCGTACAACATTTGCTTAGCCGAAGAAGCTGACCTAAACTTGCTTACACTGTGCAGTGGCTGTTTTGAATCTCTTGCCATGACAAACGCCATGCTGAAGGCTGACGAAGAATTGAAGGCAAAGATAAACAAGATTTTGTCTCAGGCAGGGAAGGAGTTTCAGGGCAGCAAAGAGGTTAAACACTTCCTCCAAGTCTTGATAGATGATGTAGGACTAGAGCGTCTCAAGCAAAGCGTCTCCAAGCCCTTAAGCAGTCTAAAAGTGGCGGCGTTCTATGGTTGCCATGCGCTTAGACCAAGCGAGCTTCTGAAACTCGACGACCCGGAACGCCCACGTATTCTTGAAAACTTGATTGAGACATTGGGTGCGGAAAGTGTTGAATATAGAAATAAGTTGAAGTGTTGTGGTGGGCTTTTGAGAGGCTCTTCTGACGAGCTTGCCCTTGAACTTGCCAGAGAAAAACTTGCAAACACGTCTAAGGCAGATGCAGACTGCATTGCAACTCTCTGCCCCTTCTGCTTCGTTGCACTAGACATAGGACAGATACAAGTGAGGGCGAAGTTCAACGAAAACTACGATATACCAGTGTTGCATTATTCAGAACTCCTAGCCTTAGCGTTGGGAATAGATCCAAAGGAACTGGCGCTTCAAACCCACAAAATAAAGATCGACAGAGTCCTCAACAAAATATTCTTACAGCAATCATAA
- a CDS encoding 4Fe-4S dicluster domain-containing protein codes for MEQVKEKKATNSAFSSLVTDRLGGETITLCYQCGTCASSCPVAKITPDFNPREVIKLSLLGAEEEVLSGDSIWLCCSCYNCQERCPQKIEIADVIYALRNIAFEKGYIPNIYYQFASAIINDGRIVKVSKFAENKRPTLGLPPLQPTGVEPLRKILSATGFSKMQKKKEESS; via the coding sequence ATGGAACAAGTGAAAGAGAAAAAAGCAACTAACTCGGCGTTCTCTAGTTTAGTTACAGATCGCTTAGGCGGCGAAACCATAACCCTATGCTACCAGTGTGGCACCTGCGCCAGCAGTTGTCCAGTGGCTAAAATCACTCCAGATTTCAATCCTAGAGAGGTCATTAAATTGTCACTCTTGGGAGCGGAGGAAGAGGTTCTTTCAGGTGACTCTATATGGCTTTGCTGTTCATGCTACAACTGTCAAGAGCGGTGTCCTCAAAAGATTGAGATAGCTGACGTGATTTACGCGCTGAGAAACATCGCTTTCGAGAAAGGTTACATTCCAAACATCTATTATCAATTTGCATCCGCCATCATAAACGACGGTCGCATAGTCAAAGTTTCCAAATTCGCCGAAAACAAAAGACCCACCCTTGGCTTACCCCCTCTTCAACCAACGGGTGTGGAACCACTGAGAAAGATTCTTTCTGCTACAGGATTTAGTAAGATGCAAAAGAAGAAGGAGGAATCATCATGA